A window from Schistosoma haematobium chromosome 1, whole genome shotgun sequence encodes these proteins:
- the EXTL3_1 gene encoding Exostoses (Multiple)-like 3 (EggNog:ENOG410V4IZ~COG:T~CAZy:GT64) produces the protein MIYLLPNMQNFYLLIRQNRKFLIVCTCLLTVIFLYIIISLWNPYPSVTSHRLTSVNYLTGKEISHQEKSGNLLLNSASTLPFLIDELMRINHSVHDELIDLHQRRKELVDTNAVLQNQVERLRSILVEHSKQIIRLRATLDSYKQTLSDNTASSAVFYSKWPVVHLKLNNESIKYPSVISSSNELCTIESCINWNRCRFIRFLKFCTDYYGSNNTISFEQLLQSSPHFTERCNIENTACLKLTFGVEGAQKCIQESELTSETLPTCIVLFFNALELDQIYQKYNYSKNHLNFLLVAYSFPENTFRRGFDFLLPINYDILCKYSKKICSISSPLRLLPGRRALLLSFNIGILSKSRLAENHSSLDNLVIEHLKKLDNDSHKENESTSFISISIHKNTNELESCWSNKYREFLSRNSLSDTDWFPCEDSSSLLRKSTFGLIMTGARNSYLSLGLRIQLINCLANGAIPVFIGNNDIYSDEAINSELLSKVIVHVPKPRVEELPALLQSLPEAHIVEIRRQGQILFQRYFKNKSSQLTTLLLAVSRRLGFPQPPAPHWSSLPAYKEFHPPKQYPIHKENNFQVDLDDFLGPVGPQQSSISYQSNYTGPGGSARLASVSFYGGISDMVNPLWLFPSTPWEPPLPSDAAFVPYGSTNHGLRPINHTINLAGYEFNMNLGGMYPYEQFTILILTYDRFNLLCQTLESFLNLPYLHSVLVIWNNPIPPNPDLSWPQLHVPIKVILSQNNSLNNRFLPYDLIETDAILSIDDDIQLRHDEIVFGFRVWREHRDQLVGFPARAHFWNGSDSSWFYNSDYMCEFSMILTGAAFFHKYYTFAYTWEMSPDIRNMVDDYFNCEDIAMNFLLAHITRKPPLKVTLHWSFDCVYCGSTLHDRPDHYAARSRCINWLTNHYGYNPLMYSQYRADSVLFKTRIPLGKQKCYKYI, from the exons ATGATATATCTGTTACCTAATATGcagaatttttatttattaatcagACAAAATAGAAAGTTTCTGATCGTGTGTACATGTTTGCTGACTGTCATATTTCTTTACATAATTATTTCATTGTGGAATCCATATCCATCTGTAACAAGTCATCGACTTACATCTGTGAATTATTTAACAGGAAAAGAAATTTCCCATCAAGAAAAAAGTGGAAATTTACTTCTAAATTCAGCATCTACTTTGCCATTTCTTATTGATGAATTAATGCGTATCAATCATTCTGTTCATGACGAGTTAATTGATTTACATCAAAGACGTAAAGAATTAGTGGACACTAATGCTGTCCTTCAAAATCAAGTAGAACGTTTACGATCTATTCTTGTAGAGCATTCAAAGCAAATAATACGTCTTCGA GCCACCTTAGATTCGTACAAACAAACTCTTTCAGATAATACTGCATCGTCAGCTGTATTTTATTCCAAATGGCCAGTTGTTCATcttaaattaaataatgagAGCATAAAGTATCCTTCTGTCATAAGCTCATCAAACGAATTATGCACCATAGAATCCTGTATCAATTGGAATCGGTGTCGATTTATAAGATTTTTGAAGTTTTGCACTGATTATTATGGTTCAAATAATACTATATCATTTGAACAATTACTTCAAAGTTCTCCACATTTTACTGAAAGATGTAATATTGAAAATACTGCATGTTTAAAACTGACTTTTGGTGTTGAAGGTGCTCAAAAATGTATACAGGAATCTGAACTGACGTCAGAAACTTTACCAACTTGTATTGTCTTGTTTTTCAATGCATTGGAACTTGATCAAATATATCAGaaatataattattcaaaaaatcATCTTAACTTCTTACTGGTCGCCTACTCATTTCCTGAAAATACATTTCGCCGAGGATTCGATTTCTTGTTGCCAATAAATTACGATATTTTATGTAAATACTCGAAGAAAATTTGCTCTATTTCTTCACCTTTGCGTTTACTACCAGGAAGACGTGCATTATTACTCAGCTTTAATATTGGGATATTGTCCAAAAGTCGTCTTGCTGAAAATCACTCATCATTGGATAATTTAGTTATTGAACACTTGAAAAAGTTGGATAACGATAGTCATAAAGAGAATGAATCAACCTCTTTTATTTCCATATCAATTCATAAAAATACCAATGAACTTGAAAGTTGTTGGTCTAATAAATATAGAGAATTCCTTTCCCGAAATTCCCTATCTGATACTGATTGGTTTCCATGTGAAGATTCTTCATCA CTTCTTCGCAAGTCAACCTTTGGATTAATAATGACTGGTGCAAGGAACTCGTATTTGAGTTTAGGATTACGAATTCAATTGATTAACTGTTTAGCTAATGGTGCTATTCCTGTGTTTATTGGAAATAACGATATATATTCTGATGAAGCAATCAACTCAGAGTTATTGTCTAAAGTTATTGTACACGTTCCTAAACCTCGAGTCGAGGAACTTCCAGCTTTACTTCAGTCTTTGCCTGAAGCGCATATCGTTGAGATCCGCCGACAG GGCCAGATTTTATTTCAACGttactttaaaaataaatcatcaCAACTTACCACTTTATTGTTAGCTGTTAGTCGACGTCTTGGTTTTCCCCAACCTCCTGCTCCTCACTGGTCCAGTTTACCGGCTTATAAAGAATTTCACCCACCTAAACAGTATCCAATACATAAAGAGAATAATTTTCAAGTTGATTTAGATGATTTCCTCGGTCCAGTTGGACCACAACAATCTTCCATTAGTTATCAATCGAATTATACAGGTCCTGGTGGATCAGCTCGATTGGCTAGCGTATCTTTTTACGGTGGGATTAGTGACATGGTTAATCCATTATGGTTATTTCCTTCAACACCATGGGAACCTCCACTTCCATCAGATGCTGCATTTGTACCAT atggtTCTACAAATCATGGTTTAAGACCAATTAACCATACTATAAATCTTGCAGGATATGAATTCAATATGAATTTAGGTGGAATGTATCCATATGAACAGTTtacta TTCTAATCCTTACTTATGATCGGTTTAATTTATTATGTCAAACGTTAGAAAGTTTTCTAAATCTTCCATATTTGCATTCAGTTTTGGTTATATGGAACAATCCTATTCCACCCAATCCTGATCTTAGCTGGCCACAATTACATGTTCCAATCAAA GTTATCCTTAGCCAAAATAACAGTTTGAATAATCGATTTTTGCCTTATGATTTAATCGAAACTGATGCAATACTATCCATTGATGATGATATTCAACTACGTCATGATGAAATTGTTTTTGGATTTCG CGTTTGGCGTGAACATCGTGATCAGTTGGTTGGTTTCCCAGCACGAGCTCATTTTTGGAATGGTTCTGATAGTTCATGGTTTTATAATTCCGATTATATGTGTGAATTTTCAATGATTCTTACTGGAGCTGCATTTTTTCACAag tattaTACATTTGCTTATACGTGGGAAATGTCTCCGGACATTCGTAACATGGTAGACGATTATTTCAATTGTGAAGATATAGCAATGAATTTTCTTCTAGCACATATAACTAGAAAACCCCCACTGAAG GTTACACTCCATTGGTCATTTGACTGCGTTTACTGTGGTTCTACTCTACACGACCGTCCAGATCACTATGCTGCTCGTTCCCGCTGCATTAACTGGTTAACAAATCACTATGGATATAATCCTCTCATGTACAGTCAATACAGAGCTGACTCTGTATTATTCAAAACACGTATTCCACTCGGCAAACAAAAgtgttataaatatatataa